The following coding sequences are from one Nicotiana tomentosiformis chromosome 3, ASM39032v3, whole genome shotgun sequence window:
- the LOC104095093 gene encoding probable BOI-related E3 ubiquitin-protein ligase 2, translating to MPPKHGSAPYSDARNSKRKMKEVMVDQPTPAAVTPPTTVPMNLFPVHIAAPNQQLPSQPSEPVNFDRFLTRPFTSYTALLTEAEEDYGPASLRRVQDQIEQTTKAHADQVRKMLFDVWMRHYKNIMNSAYEEASTKLKEKEEELRQAKMRIAELEAVVGQLTYQGQFLQNRVRTLENQHAGMRAAFQDATLRGALNAGAGARVGGPEAPLQEDAESSFVDPHRAEPWKIGPCKTCDKEEATMLIWPCRHVCLCAKCAAAATACPVCNIPKFNSFEVIIP from the exons ATGCCTCCCAAGCACGGAT CGGCTCCTTATTCGGATGCAAGGAATTCAAAGAGGAAGATGAAAGAAGTGATGGTGGATCAACCTACTCCTGCAGCAGTGACTCCGCCAACAACAGTACCCATGAATTTGTTCCCAGTCCACATTGCTGCGCCTAACCAACAACTTCCTTCCCAGCCTTCTGAACCCGTCAATTTTGACAGATTTTTGACTAGGCCTTTTACTTCGTATACTGCTTTATTAACTGAAGCAGAAGAAGATTATGGCCCTGCTAGTCTCCGTCGCGTGCAGGACCAAATTGAACAGACTACCAAAGCCCAC GCTGACCAAGTGAGGAAAATGTTGTTTGATGTTTGGATGCGGCACTACAAGAACATCATGAACAGTGCGTACGAGGAGGCAAGCACGAAACTGAAGGAGAAAGAAGAGGAACTAAGGCAAGCAAAGATGAGGATAGCCGAACTGGAAGCGGTTGTCGGTCAACTGACTTATCAGGGACAGTTTCTACAGAACAGAGTTCGAACCTTAGAGAATCAGCATGCTGGAATGAGAGCAGCGTTCCAAGATGCAACACTACGTGGCGCTCTCAATGCTGGTGCAGGCGCCAGGGTTGGCGGCCCTGAGGCGCCGTTGCAAGAGGACGCTGAGTCCTCTTTCGTTGATCCACATAGAGCTGAACCATGGAAGATTGGGCCGTGTAAGACTTGTGACAAAGAAGAGGCTACGATGCTGATATGGCCATGTCGCCATGTTTGTCTCTGCGCAAAATGTGCTGCTGCTGCGACTGCCTGCCCTGTTTGCAACATTCCCAAGTTTAATAGCTTCGAAGTCATAATCCCTTAA
- the LOC104095092 gene encoding probable pterin-4-alpha-carbinolamine dehydratase, chloroplastic — protein MATLTHLCFSPPISVSSLPSHPTQKVANFLTPYLQTTQSRICTRIHCNGGDLLGDFGARDPFPAEIESKFGEKVLGNTDTEHKILIPAASALSLAQQDCIVISPGQTPLSEYEARQLLFKVVGWRLAHEDGVLKLQCTWKLRDFECGVELINRIGKVVEGTGHVPTLLHLEQSNQVRAELWTASIGGLSINDFIVAAKIDQIKTSDLVPRKRVWA, from the exons atGGCTACTTTAACTCATCTTTGTTTCTCTCCACCAATTTCAGTTTCTTCTCTCCCTTCGCACCCAACCCAGAAAGTCGCTAACTTTCTTACTCCTTACCTACAGACCACCCAATCTCGAATTTGCACCAGAATTCATTGCAACGGGGGAGACCTATTGGGCGATTTTGGGGCGAGAGATCCATTCCCAGCTGAAATAGAGAGTAAATTCGGTGAAAAAGTTTTGGGTAATACTGACACGGAGCACAAAATTCTCATCCCAGCTGCTTCTGCTCTGTCCCTTGCTCAGCAAGACTGCATTGTCATCTCACCTGGTCAAACTCCTCTCTCGGAATATGAAGCTCGACAGCTCCTATTCAAG GTTGTTGGCTGGAGACTGGCACATGAAGATGGGGTGCTCAAGCTACAATGTACATGGAAATTAAGAGACTTCGAATGTGGGGTTGAACTTATCAATCGAATAGGCAAAGTGGTGGAAGGCACTGGGCACGTTCCCACACTTCTTCACTTAGAGCAGTCCAATCAAGTTCGTGCTGAGCTATGGACTGCTTCCATCG GAGGTTTGAGCATAAACGATTTCATTGTAGCTGCTAAAATAGATCAGATAAAGACATCGGACCTTGTCCCAAGAAAAAGAGTTTGGGCATAA